In Candidatus Saccharimonadales bacterium, one DNA window encodes the following:
- a CDS encoding peptidylprolyl isomerase produces MKKLTLKKFRKKQEAPSRITNETVAEHRERILAGGRRFKYPMQYARHKLVINAIIIVLVTILALVLIGWWQLYPVQNTSTFFYRVTRVLPLPVAVVDGEQVRYSDYLLHFNSSAHYLQQSEQVDLNSDDGKRQLDYIKRKTMDNVVADAYAAKIAREQKITISDSDVDAIIKLGRTTTNGVISQETYDASALSILGWTPDENREVIRSGLIRNAVSYQIDTVAKDNVQKVTNLLQNKDIDFDLVAKTVGGSGDSAVTAGVSGLVPNFNNDGGLSAAADKLQKGQLSPVIKSTTGDGYYVVRLLEKTDTKISYAFIKIPLTVFNAKLADLKKNNKVTEYISIPQINDQAAVKSKE; encoded by the coding sequence ATGAAAAAACTAACTCTTAAGAAATTTAGAAAAAAACAAGAAGCTCCGTCACGTATAACGAACGAAACGGTCGCTGAGCACCGTGAGCGTATTCTTGCTGGTGGGCGACGTTTCAAGTATCCAATGCAGTACGCTAGGCATAAGCTAGTCATTAATGCTATCATTATTGTTCTCGTAACAATTTTGGCACTTGTACTGATCGGATGGTGGCAATTATACCCTGTACAAAATACCAGTACATTCTTCTACCGTGTAACTCGCGTTCTGCCACTGCCGGTTGCTGTTGTAGATGGAGAACAAGTTCGTTATAGTGATTATCTTCTTCACTTCAATAGTTCAGCACATTATTTACAACAGAGTGAACAGGTTGATTTAAATAGCGATGATGGTAAACGACAGCTCGACTATATCAAACGTAAAACCATGGATAATGTGGTCGCAGATGCATATGCTGCAAAGATTGCCCGTGAACAGAAAATTACTATATCTGATAGCGATGTTGATGCGATCATTAAGCTTGGTCGTACAACGACAAACGGTGTTATCTCACAGGAAACCTATGATGCTTCGGCCCTAAGCATACTTGGCTGGACTCCAGATGAAAATAGGGAAGTTATACGAAGCGGTTTAATTAGAAACGCAGTATCATATCAGATTGATACGGTTGCGAAAGATAATGTACAGAAAGTGACTAATTTACTTCAAAATAAAGATATTGATTTTGATCTTGTCGCAAAAACTGTTGGTGGGTCTGGGGATTCGGCAGTCACTGCTGGCGTATCAGGACTTGTACCTAATTTTAACAACGACGGTGGTCTAAGTGCTGCAGCCGATAAACTACAAAAAGGTCAATTATCACCTGTTATAAAATCAACAACAGGTGATGGTTATTACGTCGTGAGACTTCTTGAGAAGACTGACACAAAAATTAGTTATGCCTTTATTAAAATTCCTCTCACTGTTTTCAATGCTAAACTTGCTGACCTGAAGAAAAATAACAAGGTTACTGAGTACATTTCAATACCACAGATTAATGATCAGGCAGCAGTAAAATCAAAGGAGTAG
- a CDS encoding superoxide dismutase produces the protein MYTLPALDYEYDQLGPYISKDIMTLHHTKHHQTYVDKLNAALDTAPALKERPLVSLLTDLDSLPEAVKSAVRNHGGGHYNHSLFWQWMSPQGGGEPTGDLAAKIIEKYGSFQGFVDAFTAKSLAVFGSGWVWLQPNMDIITTSNQDTPIMQGLAAPLLGLDVWEHAYYLDYKNKRDDYVASWWNTVNWDFVTERSIDK, from the coding sequence ATGTATACATTACCAGCACTAGATTACGAATATGATCAGTTAGGTCCTTATATAAGTAAAGATATCATGACGCTACATCATACAAAACATCATCAAACTTATGTTGATAAGTTGAATGCTGCACTGGATACAGCACCTGCGCTAAAAGAGCGACCTCTTGTAAGTCTTTTAACGGATCTCGATAGTTTACCCGAGGCTGTGAAGTCAGCTGTCCGCAATCATGGTGGTGGTCATTATAACCACAGTTTATTTTGGCAATGGATGTCACCACAGGGGGGTGGCGAGCCAACAGGTGATTTGGCAGCTAAAATAATTGAAAAGTACGGAAGTTTCCAAGGATTTGTTGATGCATTTACAGCAAAGTCCCTTGCAGTATTCGGTAGTGGCTGGGTATGGCTTCAGCCGAACATGGATATAATTACAACATCCAACCAAGACACTCCAATTATGCAGGGTCTCGCTGCACCACTTCTTGGGCTAGATGTATGGGAGCATGCTTATTATCTCGACTACAAAAATAAGCGCGATGATTATGTCGCAAGTTGGTGGAATACTGTGAACTGGGATTTTGTAACCGAACGCTCAATCGATAAGTAG
- the thrS gene encoding threonine--tRNA ligase, with product MNDEQLHAMRHSLAHITAAAIQKIWPEAKFGVGPVVDNGFYYDIDLGEKKISEANFAKIEKTMRSIVDYGDDFDRFEMPIDQAIEWASENKQPYKEELLNDLKRSGTTVAKDLDAAELGLAAEGDAAVEKVSFYKNGIFVDLCRGPHVANTKDVGAFKLLRVAGAYWRGNEKNPQMQRLYGVAFATQEELDIYLERLEQAKLRDHRKLGKELDLYTVSQLVGAGLPLFTPRGTVLRDLAAQYSNQLRQARGFTKVWTPHITKKDLYETSGHWSKFGDQLFLVTSQMTSDEMALKPMNCPHHTQIFASKPRSYKDMPIRFLETTTDYRDEKTGELGGLNRVRSLTQDDSHVFCRQDQIEEEINGLLASAKELYGTMNMPLRVRLSYRDEGDGYLGEISLWNSAQAQLKAAVVANGLDYFEQDGEAAFYGPKIDFMATDAIGREHQVATVQLDFVQPSRFGLEYKDADSSSQTPVMIHCALLGSIERFLSVFIEHTAGWFPFWVAPEQIRILTINDTVIDYVEEIEKVLSEVVLMKPVKYNELRFTRDDRNESLGKKIREATTWKIPVQLIVGQQDKDTREVSVRTQSGEEKVALDRLGDYLKGL from the coding sequence ATGAACGACGAACAACTTCATGCAATGCGGCACAGCTTAGCTCACATAACTGCAGCTGCAATACAAAAAATATGGCCAGAGGCAAAATTCGGTGTCGGACCAGTTGTTGATAATGGTTTTTATTACGATATTGATCTAGGTGAGAAAAAGATTTCTGAGGCGAACTTCGCTAAGATTGAAAAAACTATGAGAAGCATTGTTGATTATGGTGATGATTTCGACCGCTTTGAAATGCCGATTGATCAAGCGATTGAGTGGGCAAGTGAGAACAAGCAGCCATACAAAGAAGAACTTCTTAATGACTTAAAGCGATCAGGCACAACTGTTGCTAAAGATCTAGATGCTGCTGAGCTTGGCTTAGCCGCAGAAGGAGACGCAGCAGTTGAGAAAGTATCATTTTATAAAAATGGTATTTTTGTTGATCTTTGTCGTGGACCACATGTCGCAAACACTAAAGATGTCGGTGCGTTTAAGCTACTAAGAGTTGCAGGTGCATACTGGCGCGGAAATGAAAAAAACCCACAGATGCAACGTCTATATGGTGTGGCTTTTGCTACTCAAGAAGAGCTTGATATATATCTTGAACGATTGGAGCAGGCAAAGCTTCGTGATCATCGAAAACTCGGCAAGGAGCTCGATCTTTACACTGTTTCTCAGCTTGTTGGCGCTGGCTTGCCTCTTTTTACACCGCGAGGAACTGTGCTTCGTGACTTGGCTGCCCAGTATTCCAACCAGCTTCGTCAAGCACGGGGTTTTACAAAGGTGTGGACTCCTCATATTACAAAGAAAGATCTTTATGAAACATCAGGTCATTGGTCTAAATTTGGAGATCAATTATTCTTGGTAACTAGTCAGATGACGAGTGATGAGATGGCTTTAAAGCCAATGAACTGTCCACACCATACGCAAATTTTTGCTAGTAAACCACGTAGCTACAAGGATATGCCTATTCGTTTTCTGGAAACGACAACAGATTACCGAGATGAGAAGACGGGTGAGTTAGGTGGATTAAACAGAGTTCGTTCATTAACCCAAGATGATAGTCATGTATTTTGTCGTCAGGATCAGATTGAAGAAGAAATTAATGGTCTGCTTGCAAGTGCCAAAGAACTCTACGGAACAATGAATATGCCACTTCGTGTTCGTCTTAGTTACCGCGACGAAGGCGATGGATACCTAGGTGAAATATCACTTTGGAATTCTGCTCAGGCTCAGTTAAAAGCTGCTGTTGTTGCGAATGGGCTCGATTACTTTGAACAGGATGGTGAAGCTGCTTTTTATGGTCCAAAAATTGACTTTATGGCGACTGATGCCATTGGTCGTGAACATCAAGTTGCGACCGTTCAGCTCGACTTTGTTCAACCGAGTCGATTCGGCCTAGAATATAAAGATGCAGATAGCTCATCTCAAACACCTGTAATGATTCACTGTGCGTTGCTCGGTTCAATTGAGCGGTTCTTATCTGTATTTATCGAACATACCGCTGGTTGGTTTCCGTTCTGGGTTGCCCCAGAGCAAATTCGCATTCTGACCATCAATGATACGGTCATTGATTATGTCGAGGAGATTGAAAAAGTACTATCAGAAGTAGTTTTAATGAAACCCGTTAAATACAATGAACTACGATTTACTCGTGATGATCGCAATGAATCACTAGGTAAAAAGATACGTGAAGCAACCACTTGGAAGATTCCAGTTCAACTAATTGTTGGCCAACAAGACAAAGATACCCGAGAGGTTAGCGTGCGTACGCAATCTGGCGAGGAGAAGGTTGCACTGGATAGGCTAGGCGATTATTTAAAGGGGCTTTAG
- a CDS encoding MGMT family protein has product MPTDNFRTKIEILMAQVPSGKVTTYGDLAGLAGHAHASRIVGGIAHYGDTELPWHRLVNRFGGLAAGFHGGREAQAQLLKQEGVTSTDYIVDNFKDLRWYPQI; this is encoded by the coding sequence TTGCCAACCGATAATTTTCGTACCAAGATTGAGATATTGATGGCTCAAGTACCGTCTGGCAAAGTAACTACGTACGGTGATTTGGCTGGCTTAGCGGGTCATGCGCATGCAAGCCGAATTGTCGGGGGGATTGCACACTACGGTGATACTGAGTTACCATGGCATCGTTTGGTAAATCGTTTTGGTGGTCTAGCCGCTGGCTTCCACGGTGGTAGAGAAGCTCAAGCTCAACTTCTTAAGCAAGAAGGAGTGACTTCGACTGACTATATCGTAGATAATTTTAAGGACTTACGATGGTATCCGCAAATCTAG
- the miaA gene encoding tRNA (adenosine(37)-N6)-dimethylallyltransferase MiaA produces the protein MVSANLASKCQLPLVVIVGPTASGKTSLSIDLAREFNGEIICADSRTIYKGMDIGTAKPSLEEQSIVPHWGIDLKYPDESFNVADFKAYADQKIMEIRARGHVPFLVGGTGLYVDSVLYNYTFGPPADPALRAELDVLDIQQLHEYCNNNNIELPENSKNKRYIIRAIEQKGISTNRLSEPISNSIVVGIATDMKTLRERIAYRTEQLFDNGVVEEATTLGKKYGWETEAMTANIYRLVHSYLENEISLDGAKEKFTTLDYQLAKRQMTWLRRSEYITWLDLSSAKDYLVETLVKQTRP, from the coding sequence ATGGTATCCGCAAATCTAGCATCTAAGTGCCAGCTACCTCTTGTCGTTATCGTTGGTCCAACGGCTAGTGGCAAAACAAGTCTATCAATTGATCTTGCCCGTGAGTTTAACGGTGAAATTATTTGTGCTGATTCACGCACTATATATAAAGGTATGGATATTGGAACTGCCAAACCTTCGCTAGAGGAGCAATCAATCGTTCCGCATTGGGGTATCGACCTTAAGTACCCTGATGAGTCATTCAACGTGGCTGACTTTAAGGCCTACGCGGATCAAAAAATTATGGAGATCCGTGCAAGAGGACACGTACCGTTCCTTGTTGGTGGAACTGGCCTGTATGTGGATTCGGTTCTTTATAATTATACCTTCGGTCCCCCCGCAGACCCAGCGCTGCGCGCAGAACTAGATGTACTCGATATCCAACAGTTGCATGAATATTGTAATAATAACAATATAGAATTGCCTGAGAATAGTAAAAACAAACGTTATATAATTCGAGCAATTGAGCAAAAAGGCATAAGCACTAACAGACTCAGCGAGCCGATTTCAAATTCAATCGTAGTAGGAATAGCAACGGACATGAAAACATTAAGAGAAAGAATTGCCTATCGTACTGAACAGTTATTTGACAATGGTGTTGTAGAAGAAGCTACTACATTGGGCAAAAAATATGGCTGGGAAACTGAAGCAATGACAGCAAACATCTATCGATTAGTTCATTCGTATCTTGAAAATGAAATATCTTTAGACGGAGCCAAAGAAAAATTTACAACACTTGATTACCAACTAGCGAAGCGTCAAATGACATGGCTACGACGTAGTGAATATATAACATGGCTCGATCTCTCCTCAGCTAAAGATTACCTCGTGGAAACACTCGTAAAGCAGACACGGCCGTGA
- a CDS encoding transcriptional regulator: MIDALFGSKTRVKLLHLFLNNPGKAFYVREITRLIDEQINSVRRELSNLLEVGVITSDSADNKLYYEINQRYEFFVPFRAIFADERIEASTDTNGAHSWQDRIKALTGIRLALIAGVLVKGSTSEVDLLIVGDVSAAKVKSTMRDIEKQESRELNYSVLTYDDFYYRLSVRDKFITEILAGKHAVLIDQDNMLKLQK; the protein is encoded by the coding sequence ATGATTGACGCACTATTTGGTTCAAAAACAAGGGTAAAACTACTTCATCTGTTTCTTAATAATCCAGGGAAGGCTTTTTACGTTCGTGAAATTACACGTCTTATTGATGAACAAATAAATTCTGTTCGTCGCGAGTTATCAAACCTTCTAGAAGTCGGTGTCATTACAAGTGATAGTGCAGACAACAAGCTTTATTATGAAATTAACCAGCGCTATGAATTCTTCGTGCCATTTCGAGCAATATTTGCCGATGAACGCATCGAAGCTTCAACGGATACTAATGGTGCACATTCATGGCAGGATCGTATAAAAGCACTAACTGGAATTCGGCTCGCTCTTATAGCGGGTGTTCTAGTGAAGGGTTCGACGAGTGAAGTAGATTTACTTATTGTCGGAGACGTGTCTGCGGCAAAAGTGAAGTCAACAATGAGAGACATAGAGAAGCAGGAGTCACGTGAGTTAAATTACAGCGTACTGACATATGATGACTTCTATTATCGTTTAAGCGTTCGTGATAAGTTTATTACAGAGATTCTAGCTGGTAAACATGCAGTACTCATTGATCAGGATAATATGCTGAAATTGCAGAAATAG
- a CDS encoding MBL fold metallo-hydrolase → MFDIEYKGGNTVVITTKKTAAVIDPALSVVGLKDVSVKDAVEIATEARFATSHPDARILIEGPGEYETADFAVKGITAQRHIDTPDNGRASTIYRIEVGDARIGVIGNIAPKLSEDQLEALGLIDILILPVGGSGYTLDATSAASLIRQIDPKVVIPTHYHDDALAYEVPQDTLDTFVKELGAPVEVVSKYKVKSVAVLPDALTVIEVTRS, encoded by the coding sequence ATGTTTGATATTGAATATAAAGGCGGTAACACAGTCGTTATCACAACAAAAAAAACAGCGGCAGTCATAGATCCCGCATTATCTGTCGTGGGTCTTAAGGACGTGTCAGTAAAAGACGCAGTTGAGATCGCGACTGAAGCTCGTTTTGCGACCAGTCATCCTGATGCGCGAATACTCATTGAAGGTCCTGGAGAATATGAGACTGCTGATTTCGCCGTTAAGGGTATTACTGCCCAGCGCCATATAGATACACCCGATAATGGACGTGCTAGTACTATCTATCGAATTGAAGTTGGCGATGCGCGTATTGGAGTCATTGGTAACATTGCTCCAAAACTTTCAGAAGACCAGCTTGAAGCACTTGGCCTTATTGATATTCTTATTCTTCCTGTTGGTGGTAGCGGATATACGCTTGATGCTACGTCAGCCGCCTCGTTAATTCGTCAGATTGACCCAAAGGTTGTTATTCCGACTCATTATCATGATGATGCATTAGCTTACGAAGTGCCCCAGGATACACTTGATACTTTTGTGAAAGAACTTGGCGCCCCAGTTGAAGTTGTATCGAAGTACAAAGTCAAATCAGTAGCCGTGTTGCCTGATGCGCTAACGGTTATCGAAGTAACTCGTAGCTAA
- the rpmB gene encoding 50S ribosomal protein L28, translated as MAARCELTGKGKQFGNNVSFSLRRTNRVFKPNLQKKTFEVDGQKVTMILCTQAIRTLKKKGILQKAR; from the coding sequence ATGGCAGCACGATGTGAACTAACTGGAAAAGGTAAACAATTTGGCAACAACGTCAGCTTTTCTTTGCGTCGCACTAACCGCGTATTTAAACCTAACCTTCAAAAGAAAACTTTCGAAGTAGACGGTCAAAAAGTAACGATGATTCTATGTACGCAGGCGATTCGAACGCTTAAGAAAAAAGGCATCCTCCAAAAAGCTCGCTAA
- a CDS encoding NUDIX domain-containing protein has protein sequence MSYESEAHPAQVAIMRYLLFTPQAGFAELQKRTNLTSDHFNFHIKKLLDEGYVEKSDGHYKLSRKGKEYANRMDTDENEIEKQPKVSVVIILERKNENGEREFLYQQRKKNPYFDFWGRLGGKMRWGESVIDAAKRELFEEAKLEADLEFKLLYHKRDFDKLNGRLLEDKLFFCAYGTQYTGNLMEKFEGGINRWMTEEEFRQQPKRFTSVDDMTVAIDEGKAFLEREFYYDESEY, from the coding sequence ATGAGTTACGAGTCAGAAGCCCACCCAGCACAGGTTGCGATTATGCGCTATCTGTTATTCACGCCACAGGCAGGTTTTGCAGAACTGCAAAAACGAACAAATCTTACTAGTGATCATTTTAATTTTCATATAAAAAAATTACTTGATGAAGGGTATGTTGAAAAGTCGGATGGTCACTACAAGTTAAGTCGCAAGGGCAAAGAATATGCAAATCGTATGGATACTGACGAGAATGAGATTGAGAAACAACCAAAAGTTTCAGTCGTGATAATCCTCGAACGCAAAAATGAAAATGGCGAACGCGAATTTTTGTACCAACAACGTAAAAAGAACCCATATTTTGATTTTTGGGGTAGGCTGGGAGGCAAGATGCGCTGGGGTGAGTCGGTAATAGATGCTGCTAAGCGTGAGCTGTTTGAAGAGGCGAAGCTTGAAGCGGACTTAGAATTCAAACTACTGTACCATAAGCGAGACTTTGATAAGTTAAATGGTCGACTGCTTGAGGATAAGCTGTTTTTCTGCGCTTACGGTACACAGTATACGGGTAATCTTATGGAAAAGTTTGAAGGCGGCATTAATAGGTGGATGACAGAAGAGGAATTTCGACAACAGCCAAAACGCTTTACTAGCGTCGATGATATGACAGTGGCGATTGACGAAGGTAAGGCCTTTCTTGAACGCGAATTCTACTACGACGAATCAGAATACTAA
- a CDS encoding site-2 protease family protein — MDIGYILIVLGTILVSMTLHEAMHGYVAYFLGDDTAKLQGRLTLNPIKHIDPFLTILLPLMLAVTGAPIFGGAKPVPFNPARLKYDEWGAALVAVAGPLTNFILAFVLFGVYVLVGAPQDGILGQILVTSVMVNLGFFIFNMIPIPPLDGSRVLYALAPEFVRRGMEAVERFGIIFVFLIVLVAGSLLSAYMGAALTFFVSLFSRVFGLSV, encoded by the coding sequence ATGGATATTGGATACATTCTTATAGTACTAGGGACAATCTTGGTATCTATGACTCTTCATGAGGCGATGCACGGCTACGTTGCATACTTTTTAGGTGATGACACGGCAAAACTTCAAGGTCGTCTTACGCTGAACCCCATAAAACACATTGATCCATTCCTTACAATCTTACTGCCTCTTATGTTGGCAGTAACCGGAGCCCCAATATTTGGTGGTGCTAAGCCGGTGCCTTTTAATCCAGCAAGACTAAAGTACGATGAATGGGGCGCCGCACTTGTAGCAGTTGCTGGACCTCTAACAAATTTCATACTAGCATTCGTGCTATTCGGGGTGTATGTGCTCGTAGGCGCGCCTCAGGACGGTATACTGGGACAAATACTTGTAACGAGTGTTATGGTAAACCTTGGATTCTTCATCTTTAACATGATCCCGATTCCACCCCTTGATGGTTCTCGGGTCCTCTATGCACTTGCGCCCGAGTTTGTTCGAAGAGGGATGGAAGCAGTCGAACGATTTGGCATTATATTTGTCTTTTTGATCGTTCTTGTTGCAGGCTCATTATTGAGCGCTTATATGGGGGCGGCACTCACTTTCTTCGTTAGTTTATTTAGTCGAGTATTTGGATTATCCGTATAG